A single window of Streptomyces cathayae DNA harbors:
- a CDS encoding sensor histidine kinase, whose translation MNATELRRRRWPRSVRARTALAVASTAAVILAAMGWWVHRDVYRQSTQIATEQAVQQLLALSDQLREGVVPARASAVPYEVVATGRRAAVAYGGGMEDFDPGTHHVMPAATGEGSPNYVRMPVNRDYTPGIRGDMAGERYRVLAADIEADELSSDEVAALGIAADARMRVYVVVLPRAAEEITGTIDRLLLRAGLVGLVLIAAIAYFTVRIALRPVEAIRVLTASVTASDPRERVTVPATGHEITALATTINATLQRLDNAAAQQRRFVADAAHELRSPLTTLLASLEVALAYPERTDWPAAVTTAARQTRRLQALAEDLLLLARLDTRTPTASPETVDLTALASRLTEEYPLTERPLTLTCDSTAPAHAHGNPDEYERLLRNLIDNAARHAAHRIQITIRTQDAWVVLTVHDDGPGVPTEDAERIFERFVRLDDARSRDHGGTGLGLAIARDLAHRHRGTLTLAPRTLGACFQLRLPRAPAPAGK comes from the coding sequence GTGAACGCGACTGAACTGCGACGCCGCCGGTGGCCACGTTCGGTGCGAGCCCGCACGGCCCTGGCCGTTGCCTCGACCGCCGCCGTCATCCTGGCCGCCATGGGCTGGTGGGTACACCGCGACGTCTACCGCCAGAGCACGCAGATCGCCACCGAACAGGCCGTGCAACAGCTCTTGGCCCTCAGCGACCAGCTGAGGGAGGGAGTGGTTCCCGCTCGCGCGAGCGCCGTGCCGTACGAAGTCGTCGCGACCGGCCGACGCGCCGCCGTCGCCTACGGCGGAGGCATGGAGGACTTCGATCCCGGCACCCACCACGTGATGCCCGCCGCGACCGGGGAAGGGTCGCCCAACTACGTCCGCATGCCGGTGAACCGTGACTACACCCCCGGGATCAGGGGCGACATGGCCGGCGAGAGGTATCGGGTCCTGGCGGCCGACATCGAAGCCGATGAACTGAGCAGCGACGAGGTCGCCGCTCTGGGCATCGCCGCCGACGCCAGGATGCGGGTCTATGTGGTGGTGCTCCCGAGAGCGGCCGAGGAAATCACCGGGACCATCGACCGCCTGCTGCTGCGCGCCGGCCTCGTCGGCCTCGTGCTGATCGCCGCCATCGCCTACTTCACCGTCCGCATCGCGCTGCGGCCGGTCGAAGCCATCCGCGTCCTCACCGCCTCGGTCACCGCGAGCGACCCCCGCGAACGCGTCACCGTGCCCGCCACGGGACACGAGATCACCGCCCTGGCCACCACCATCAACGCCACCCTTCAACGCCTCGACAACGCCGCCGCCCAGCAACGCCGCTTCGTCGCGGACGCCGCTCATGAACTGCGCAGCCCCCTCACCACACTGCTGGCCAGCCTGGAAGTCGCGCTCGCCTACCCGGAACGCACCGACTGGCCTGCGGCAGTCACCACTGCCGCACGACAGACCCGCCGCCTCCAGGCCCTCGCCGAGGACCTGCTCCTTCTCGCCCGCCTCGACACCCGCACCCCCACAGCCAGCCCCGAAACCGTCGACCTGACAGCCCTCGCCTCCCGGCTGACCGAGGAATACCCCCTCACCGAACGACCGTTGACCCTCACCTGCGACAGCACCGCCCCCGCACACGCACACGGAAACCCCGACGAGTACGAACGGCTGCTGCGCAACCTCATCGACAACGCCGCCCGCCACGCCGCACACCGCATCCAGATCACCATCCGCACCCAGGACGCCTGGGTCGTCCTCACGGTGCACGACGACGGACCGGGCGTGCCCACCGAAGACGCCGAGCGCATCTTCGAACGCTTCGTCCGGCTCGACGACGCCCGCTCCCGCGACCACGGCGGCACCGGCCTGGGCCTCGCCATCGCCCGCGACCTGGCCCACCGCCATCGAGGCACCCTCACCCTCGCTCCCCGGACCCTCGGAGCATGCTTCCAGCTACGCCTTCCCCGGGCCCCTGCCCCAGCCGGGAAATGA
- a CDS encoding RNA-guided endonuclease InsQ/TnpB family protein — protein MSRFRMYPTAAQAEQMLLHCAHARYVWNLAVEQHAHRKPGRRPAPGFAEQCRQLTEARRESAWLRAGNADVQQQALQDFARAKAARFASGFGEPTWRRKHVHEGFRVIGTDRVPEFHPDGSPRLNAGGRQVMGRSVVVQKLNRRWARVKVPGCGWVRFRLTRAGLPQAKTFRVTFRNGRWHVAFAVIPEPVDAPGTGEVIGIDRGIKITAALSDGRRLNCPQLTPRERARVRKHQRRAARAPRGSEAKAAEYAKVARIKAREADRRKDWCEKTSTMLARTCRLIRFEKLNITTMTRSAKGTVAQPGTRVRQKAGLNRAILAQGWGLLRRRTGEKAPGRVEDVPAPYTSLRCSACGWIEKDSRKSQAEFVCVSCGFTCNADENAAVNVAAGQGGIPRPRRAAGAGGVTAATGRSSTREPRPTRVGIPLL, from the coding sequence ATGTCACGGTTCCGGATGTACCCCACGGCCGCGCAGGCGGAGCAGATGCTGCTGCACTGCGCGCACGCCCGGTACGTGTGGAACCTGGCCGTCGAGCAGCACGCCCACCGGAAACCGGGCCGCAGGCCTGCGCCCGGGTTCGCCGAGCAGTGCCGTCAGCTCACCGAGGCCCGGCGGGAGAGCGCCTGGCTGCGGGCCGGGAACGCGGATGTGCAGCAGCAGGCGCTGCAGGACTTCGCCAGGGCCAAAGCCGCGCGGTTCGCTTCCGGGTTCGGTGAGCCGACCTGGCGCAGGAAGCATGTGCATGAGGGCTTCCGGGTGATCGGCACCGACCGGGTCCCGGAGTTTCATCCGGACGGTTCGCCGAGGCTGAACGCCGGGGGCCGGCAGGTGATGGGCCGCTCGGTGGTGGTGCAGAAACTCAACCGACGCTGGGCGCGGGTGAAGGTGCCCGGCTGCGGCTGGGTGCGCTTCCGGCTCACCCGCGCCGGGCTGCCGCAGGCGAAGACGTTCCGGGTCACCTTCCGCAACGGCCGGTGGCACGTCGCCTTCGCCGTGATCCCCGAGCCGGTCGATGCGCCCGGCACGGGGGAGGTCATCGGCATTGACCGGGGCATCAAGATCACCGCTGCCCTGTCCGACGGGCGGAGGCTGAACTGCCCCCAGCTCACTCCCCGGGAGCGGGCCCGGGTCCGCAAGCACCAGCGCCGCGCGGCCCGCGCCCCCAGGGGCAGCGAGGCCAAGGCCGCCGAGTACGCGAAGGTGGCCCGGATCAAGGCGCGGGAGGCGGACCGGCGCAAGGACTGGTGCGAGAAAACCTCCACCATGCTCGCCCGCACCTGCCGCCTGATCCGGTTCGAGAAACTGAACATCACCACCATGACCCGCTCGGCGAAGGGAACCGTCGCACAGCCCGGCACCCGGGTGCGGCAGAAGGCCGGGCTGAACCGGGCGATCCTCGCCCAGGGCTGGGGCCTGCTGCGCCGCCGGACCGGGGAGAAGGCCCCGGGCCGGGTCGAGGACGTGCCCGCCCCCTACACCTCGCTGCGGTGCAGTGCCTGCGGCTGGATCGAAAAGGACTCGCGCAAGAGCCAAGCCGAGTTCGTCTGCGTGTCCTGCGGGTTCACCTGCAACGCGGATGAGAACGCAGCAGTCAACGTCGCGGCAGGACAGGGCGGGATCCCCCGCCCCCGGCGGGCAGCCGGTGCCGGAGGGGTGACAGCGGCCACCGGCCGCTCGAGCACCCGTGAACCTCGACCCACCCGGGTCGGAATCCCCCTCCTTTGA
- the argC gene encoding N-acetyl-gamma-glutamyl-phosphate reductase, whose amino-acid sequence MSVRVAVAGASGYAGGELLRLLLAHPGVEIGALTGNSNAGQRLGSLQPHLVPLAERVLEATTADVLAGHDVVFLALPHGQSAAVAEQLGPEVLVVDMGADHRLADAADWERFYGSPHAGTWPYGLPELPGGRAALEGSKRIAVPGCYPTAVSLALVPAYTAGLAEAEAVIVAASGTSGAGKAAKPHLLGSEVMGSMSPYGVGGTHRHTPEMIQNLSAAAGERVSVSFTPTLAPMPRGILATCSAKARPGVTAESVRAAYQKAFADEPFVRLLPEGQWPATASVYGSNAVQIQVAYDEAAGRIIAISAIDNLTKGTAGGALQSMNIALGLDESTGLTTIGVAP is encoded by the coding sequence GTGAGCGTACGAGTGGCTGTGGCCGGGGCCAGTGGATATGCGGGTGGGGAGCTTCTGCGTCTGCTGCTGGCGCACCCCGGGGTGGAGATCGGCGCGCTGACCGGGAACTCCAACGCCGGGCAGCGGCTCGGGAGCCTGCAGCCGCATCTGGTGCCGCTCGCCGAGCGGGTGCTGGAGGCGACCACGGCCGACGTGCTCGCCGGGCACGACGTCGTCTTCCTCGCCCTGCCGCACGGGCAGTCCGCCGCCGTCGCCGAGCAGCTCGGGCCGGAGGTGCTCGTGGTCGACATGGGCGCCGACCACCGGCTCGCCGACGCCGCCGACTGGGAACGGTTCTATGGCTCCCCGCACGCCGGCACCTGGCCCTACGGCCTGCCCGAACTGCCGGGCGGCCGCGCCGCGCTGGAGGGGTCCAAGCGCATCGCGGTGCCCGGTTGCTACCCGACCGCCGTCTCGCTGGCCCTCGTCCCGGCCTACACGGCGGGCCTCGCCGAGGCCGAGGCGGTGATCGTCGCCGCCTCCGGCACCTCCGGCGCGGGGAAGGCGGCCAAGCCGCACCTGCTGGGCAGCGAGGTCATGGGGTCGATGTCGCCGTACGGCGTCGGCGGCACCCACCGGCACACCCCCGAGATGATCCAGAACCTCAGCGCGGCGGCGGGGGAGCGGGTCTCCGTCTCCTTCACGCCGACCCTCGCGCCGATGCCCCGCGGCATCCTCGCCACGTGCAGCGCCAAGGCCAGGCCCGGGGTCACCGCCGAGTCCGTCCGGGCCGCCTACCAGAAGGCGTTCGCCGACGAACCCTTCGTCCGTCTCCTCCCCGAGGGCCAGTGGCCCGCCACGGCGTCCGTCTACGGTTCCAACGCCGTTCAGATCCAGGTCGCGTACGACGAGGCCGCGGGGCGGATCATCGCGATCAGCGCCATCGACAACCTCACCAAGGGCACCGCGGGCGGCGCTCTGCAGAGCATGAACATCGCCCTCGGGCTCGACGAGTCCACCGGACTGACGACGATCGGAGTCGCGCCGTGA
- the argJ gene encoding bifunctional glutamate N-acetyltransferase/amino-acid acetyltransferase ArgJ, with protein MSVTAAKGFTAAGIAAGIKENGNPDLALVVNNGPRRAAAGVFTANRVKAAPVLWSEQVLKGGQVSAVVLNSGGANACTGPKGFQDTHATAEKAAEVLGTGAGEVAVCSTGLIGVTLPMDKLLPGVEEAAGRLSEHGGEKAAIAIKTTDSVHKTAVVTKEGWTVGGMAKGAGMLAPGLATMLVVLTTDADVDAGTLDRALRAATRVTFDRVDSDGCMSTNDTVLLLASGATGVTPAHEEFAEAVRAVCDDLGRQLIGDAEGASKDIKVEVVGAATEDDAVEVGRSIARNNLLKCALHGEDPNWGRVLSAIGTTKAAFEPDELDVAINGVWVCKNGGVGEDRDKVDMRYREVHIVADLAAGNESATIWTNDLTADYVHENSAYSS; from the coding sequence GTGAGTGTGACGGCAGCAAAGGGATTCACGGCGGCGGGCATCGCCGCCGGGATCAAGGAGAACGGCAATCCGGACCTGGCCCTCGTGGTCAACAACGGGCCGCGCCGCGCCGCGGCGGGCGTCTTCACCGCCAACCGCGTCAAGGCCGCACCCGTGCTCTGGTCCGAGCAGGTGCTCAAGGGCGGCCAGGTCTCCGCCGTCGTCCTCAACTCCGGTGGCGCCAACGCCTGTACGGGCCCCAAGGGCTTCCAGGACACCCACGCCACCGCCGAGAAGGCCGCCGAGGTGCTCGGGACCGGCGCGGGCGAGGTGGCCGTCTGCTCCACCGGACTCATCGGCGTCACGCTCCCCATGGACAAGCTGCTGCCGGGGGTCGAAGAGGCCGCCGGCCGGCTGTCCGAGCACGGCGGTGAGAAGGCCGCCATCGCCATCAAGACCACGGACAGTGTGCACAAGACGGCCGTCGTGACCAAGGAGGGCTGGACCGTCGGCGGGATGGCCAAGGGCGCCGGCATGCTCGCCCCCGGCCTCGCCACCATGCTGGTCGTCCTCACCACCGACGCCGACGTCGACGCCGGGACGCTGGACCGGGCCCTGCGCGCCGCCACCCGGGTCACCTTCGACCGCGTCGACTCCGACGGCTGCATGTCCACCAACGACACCGTGCTGCTGCTCGCCTCCGGCGCCACCGGCGTCACCCCCGCCCACGAGGAGTTCGCCGAGGCGGTACGCGCCGTCTGCGACGACCTCGGCCGGCAGCTCATCGGCGACGCCGAGGGCGCCAGCAAGGACATCAAGGTCGAGGTGGTGGGCGCCGCGACCGAGGACGACGCCGTCGAGGTGGGCCGCTCCATCGCCCGCAACAACCTCCTCAAGTGCGCCCTCCACGGCGAGGACCCCAACTGGGGCCGGGTGCTGTCCGCGATCGGCACCACGAAGGCCGCCTTCGAACCCGACGAACTCGACGTCGCCATCAACGGCGTCTGGGTGTGCAAGAACGGCGGCGTCGGCGAGGACCGCGACAAGGTCGACATGCGCTACCGCGAGGTCCACATCGTCGCGGACCTCGCGGCAGGCAATGAGTCTGCGACGATCTGGACAAACGACCTGACGGCCGACTACGTCCACGAGAACAGCGCGTACTCCTCTTGA
- the argB gene encoding acetylglutamate kinase, producing MTVNHPEERKSPTRKHTALPKAQILIEALPWLTRHHGKTVVIKFGGNAMVDEELKNAFAQDVVFLRHAGLKPVVVHGGGPQISAALDRHGIVSEFKAGLRVTTEDAMDVVRMVLAGQVQRELVGLLNRHGPFAVGLTGEDAHTLTATRHRPEIDGEPVDIGRVGEITEIDTGAIEALLADGRIPVVSSIARSQDDHHVYNVNADTAAAALAAALDAETLMVLTDVEGLYEDWPHSDEVISRLTASQLEKLLPELSSGMVPKMEGCLHAVRNGVTTARVIDGRVQHSILLEIFTDEGIGTMVVPDGTPHGQHGQHGQGES from the coding sequence ATGACGGTCAATCACCCAGAAGAGCGAAAGTCCCCGACTCGTAAGCACACCGCCCTGCCCAAGGCGCAGATCCTCATCGAGGCGCTGCCCTGGCTGACCCGGCACCACGGCAAGACCGTCGTCATCAAGTTCGGCGGCAACGCCATGGTGGACGAGGAACTGAAGAACGCCTTCGCCCAGGACGTCGTCTTCCTGCGGCACGCCGGCCTCAAGCCGGTCGTCGTGCACGGCGGCGGCCCGCAGATCAGCGCCGCGCTCGACCGGCACGGCATCGTCAGCGAGTTCAAGGCCGGCCTCAGGGTCACCACCGAGGACGCCATGGACGTCGTACGGATGGTGCTGGCCGGACAGGTGCAGCGTGAGCTGGTCGGGCTGCTCAACCGGCACGGCCCGTTCGCCGTCGGCCTCACCGGCGAGGACGCGCACACCCTCACCGCGACCAGGCACCGGCCCGAGATCGACGGGGAGCCGGTCGACATCGGGCGGGTCGGGGAGATCACCGAGATCGACACCGGCGCCATCGAGGCGCTGCTCGCCGACGGCCGTATCCCGGTCGTCTCGTCCATCGCCCGGAGCCAGGACGACCACCATGTCTACAACGTCAATGCTGATACGGCGGCTGCGGCACTCGCTGCTGCGCTGGACGCCGAGACCCTCATGGTCCTCACCGACGTCGAGGGGCTCTACGAGGACTGGCCGCACTCCGACGAGGTGATCAGCCGTCTCACCGCCTCCCAGCTCGAGAAGCTGCTGCCGGAGCTGTCCTCGGGCATGGTGCCGAAGATGGAGGGCTGTCTGCACGCGGTACGCAACGGCGTGACCACGGCCCGCGTCATCGACGGCAGGGTCCAGCACTCGATCCTGCTGGAGATCTTCACCGACGAGGGCATCGGCACCATGGTCGTGCCCGACGGAACACCGCACGGGCAGCACGGACAGCACGGACAGGGGGAGTCGTGA
- a CDS encoding acetylornithine transaminase encodes MSNEELSARWQGALMNNYGTPKLSLVSGAGTTVRDADGKEYTDFVGGIAVNALGHAHPAVVEAVSRQIASLGHVSNLYVAEPPVALAERLLRLFGREGRVYFCNSGAEANEAAFKIGRLTGRTRMVATDGGFHGRTMGALALTGQPGKREPFAPLPGDVTHVPYGDAQALAAAVTEDTALVVIEPIQGENGVVVPPPGYLKAARAITAATGALLVLDEVQTGVGRTGNWFEYQAHEGVLPDVVTLAKGLGGGLPIGAAVAFGRAAELLHPGQHGTTFGGNPVACAAGLAVLDTIENEGLLANVKRQGERLRDGIEALDDPLISHVRGAGLLLGIVLTEPLAPQVQQAAQDAGFLVNAPAPDVVRLMPPLILGDDAVEAFLGALPGVLDAAGRAADGEGRAGR; translated from the coding sequence GTGAGCAACGAGGAGCTGAGCGCGCGGTGGCAGGGCGCGCTCATGAACAACTACGGCACGCCGAAGCTGTCCCTGGTCAGCGGCGCGGGCACCACCGTCCGCGACGCCGACGGCAAGGAGTACACCGACTTCGTCGGCGGTATCGCCGTCAACGCGCTCGGCCACGCCCACCCGGCCGTCGTCGAGGCCGTCAGCCGGCAGATCGCCTCCCTGGGCCACGTCTCCAACCTGTACGTCGCCGAGCCGCCCGTCGCGCTCGCCGAACGGCTCCTGCGGCTCTTCGGCCGCGAGGGCCGGGTGTACTTCTGCAACTCGGGTGCCGAGGCCAACGAGGCCGCGTTCAAGATCGGGCGGCTGACCGGGCGGACCCGCATGGTCGCCACCGACGGCGGCTTCCACGGCCGCACCATGGGCGCCCTCGCGCTGACCGGCCAGCCGGGCAAGCGGGAGCCGTTCGCACCGCTGCCCGGGGACGTCACCCATGTCCCCTACGGCGACGCGCAGGCCCTGGCCGCCGCGGTCACCGAGGACACGGCGCTGGTCGTCATCGAGCCGATCCAGGGCGAGAACGGGGTCGTGGTGCCCCCGCCCGGCTATCTGAAGGCCGCCCGCGCCATCACGGCCGCCACGGGCGCGCTGCTCGTCCTGGACGAGGTGCAGACCGGCGTCGGCCGCACCGGCAACTGGTTCGAGTACCAGGCCCACGAAGGCGTCCTGCCCGACGTCGTCACCCTCGCCAAGGGACTCGGCGGCGGGCTGCCGATCGGCGCGGCCGTCGCCTTCGGACGCGCCGCCGAGCTGCTGCACCCCGGCCAGCACGGCACGACCTTCGGGGGCAACCCGGTCGCCTGCGCCGCCGGCCTCGCCGTTCTCGACACCATCGAGAACGAGGGGCTGCTCGCGAACGTCAAGCGGCAGGGCGAGCGGCTCCGCGACGGAATCGAGGCGCTCGACGACCCGTTGATCAGCCATGTCCGGGGCGCCGGCCTGCTCCTGGGTATCGTGCTCACCGAACCGCTCGCGCCCCAGGTGCAACAGGCGGCTCAGGACGCCGGTTTCCTGGTGAACGCGCCCGCCCCCGATGTCGTACGGCTGATGCCGCCGCTGATCCTCGGGGACGACGCGGTGGAGGCTTTCCTCGGGGCACTGCCCGGCGTCCTGGACGCCGCCGGCCGGGCGGCGGACGGGGAAGGGCGAGCCGGACGGTGA
- a CDS encoding arginine repressor yields the protein MSHDQDHGQPVGPAVPQTRTARHRRIVDILNRQPVRSQSQLAKLLADHGLSVTQATLSRDLDELNAVKIRDTDGDLIYAVPSEGGFRTPRAPLGESAKEERMRRLSQELLISAEASANLVVLRTPPGAAQFLASAIDQAELHDILGTIAGDDTLMLISRDPVGGPALAEHMLRLAQNGH from the coding sequence ATGAGCCACGATCAGGACCACGGACAGCCTGTCGGGCCTGCCGTACCGCAGACCCGCACCGCCCGCCACCGCCGGATCGTGGACATCCTCAACCGGCAACCGGTGCGTTCCCAGAGCCAGTTGGCGAAGCTGCTCGCCGACCACGGGCTGTCCGTCACCCAGGCGACGCTCTCCCGGGACCTGGACGAGCTGAACGCGGTGAAGATCCGCGACACCGACGGCGACCTCATCTACGCGGTACCGAGCGAGGGCGGCTTCCGCACCCCGCGCGCACCGCTGGGGGAGTCGGCGAAGGAGGAGCGGATGCGGCGGCTCTCCCAGGAGCTGCTGATCTCCGCGGAGGCCTCCGCCAACCTCGTGGTGCTGCGCACCCCTCCGGGCGCCGCGCAGTTCCTGGCCTCGGCCATCGACCAGGCCGAACTGCACGACATCCTGGGGACCATCGCCGGCGACGACACGCTGATGCTGATCAGCCGTGACCCGGTGGGCGGGCCGGCCCTGGCCGAGCACATGCTGCGGCTGGCCCAGAACGGGCACTGA
- a CDS encoding FAD:protein FMN transferase, whose product MGTVFSFDVRGGEPAAVHAALEEAVAGLRRVDEVFSTYRDDSQISRLARGDLTVEECDREVAEVLELAAEAERVSDGWFSPRYRGRLDPTGIVKGWATERAARRLAEAGTVGVSLNGGGDVQLLGSPGAGRPWRVGVADPLRPGGLAAVVSAAGVDELAVATSGTAERGDHIVDPRTGRSAVTDLVSVTVVAPRLVWADCWATAAFAMGSREGLAWLETLPDVEALLITAGDEVRCTGGLADRLG is encoded by the coding sequence ATGGGGACCGTCTTCTCCTTCGACGTCCGCGGCGGGGAACCCGCCGCCGTACACGCGGCGCTGGAGGAGGCGGTCGCCGGGCTGCGCCGCGTCGACGAGGTGTTCAGCACGTACCGCGACGACTCCCAGATCTCACGGCTGGCACGCGGCGACCTCACGGTCGAGGAGTGCGACCGTGAGGTCGCCGAGGTGCTGGAGCTGGCCGCGGAGGCGGAACGGGTGAGCGACGGCTGGTTCAGCCCGCGCTACCGGGGCCGGCTCGACCCGACCGGCATCGTCAAGGGCTGGGCCACCGAGCGGGCCGCGCGGCGGCTCGCGGAGGCCGGGACGGTCGGCGTGAGCCTCAACGGCGGCGGTGACGTCCAGTTGCTGGGCTCCCCGGGAGCCGGGCGGCCGTGGCGGGTGGGCGTGGCGGATCCGCTCCGGCCGGGCGGTCTCGCGGCCGTGGTCTCCGCGGCCGGCGTGGACGAACTGGCCGTCGCCACCTCGGGCACCGCCGAGCGCGGCGACCACATCGTCGATCCGCGCACCGGCCGTTCCGCGGTCACCGACCTGGTCTCGGTGACGGTGGTGGCACCCCGGCTGGTCTGGGCCGACTGCTGGGCCACCGCCGCCTTCGCGATGGGGTCGCGGGAGGGGCTCGCCTGGCTGGAGACGCTGCCCGACGTGGAGGCGCTGCTGATCACGGCGGGCGACGAGGTGCGCTGCACGGGGGGCCTGGCGGACCGGCTGGGGTGA
- a CDS encoding FMN-binding protein translates to MRKSHPVRRAVLATAATVSGIVLLLTLKPDSDPGSADVAGGTVPSAAAQSPQGGAQAIGDGTVTGDAAQTEYGPVQVRLTVSGGKITEAEAVQSPKGGQSDQINANAVPKLNQAVVAAQSGEIDAVSGATYTSAGYKKSLQSALDKAKAAAPAGNGQGAENAQALGDGTATGDPVQTDYGAVQVRITVQGGKITKAEAVQAPKGGQSDQINANAVPKLNQAVVEAGSADIDAVSGATYTSAGYKKSLQSALDQAKAAGSAAAGNGSAGQKEAADKEPSAEEPAEKESAGSGQGSGGAQTLKDGTVTGDAVQTDYGAVQVRITVQGGKITKAEAVQAPKGGQSDQVTFSSVPRLNQAVVEAGSADIDAVSGATYTSAGYKKSLQSALDQAGG, encoded by the coding sequence ATGAGGAAGAGTCACCCCGTCCGGCGTGCTGTGCTGGCCACCGCCGCCACCGTCTCCGGGATCGTGCTGCTGCTGACGCTGAAGCCGGATTCCGACCCGGGCTCGGCGGACGTGGCCGGCGGCACGGTCCCGTCCGCGGCCGCGCAGTCCCCGCAGGGCGGCGCCCAGGCCATCGGCGACGGCACCGTCACCGGTGACGCGGCGCAGACCGAGTACGGGCCGGTACAGGTGCGTCTGACGGTCAGCGGCGGGAAGATCACCGAGGCCGAGGCCGTCCAGTCGCCCAAGGGCGGCCAGAGCGACCAGATCAACGCCAACGCCGTACCCAAGCTCAACCAGGCCGTGGTCGCCGCGCAGAGCGGCGAGATCGACGCGGTGTCCGGCGCCACCTACACCAGCGCCGGGTACAAGAAGTCGCTGCAGTCCGCGCTCGACAAGGCCAAGGCCGCCGCACCGGCCGGGAACGGACAGGGCGCGGAGAACGCCCAGGCCCTCGGCGACGGCACCGCCACCGGTGACCCGGTGCAGACCGATTACGGGGCGGTGCAGGTACGGATCACCGTCCAGGGCGGGAAGATCACCAAGGCCGAGGCCGTCCAGGCGCCCAAGGGCGGCCAGAGCGACCAGATCAACGCCAACGCCGTACCCAAGCTCAACCAGGCCGTCGTGGAGGCCGGCAGCGCGGACATCGACGCGGTGTCCGGCGCCACCTACACCAGCGCCGGGTACAAGAAATCGCTGCAGTCCGCCCTGGATCAGGCCAAGGCCGCCGGATCGGCCGCGGCCGGCAACGGGTCCGCCGGGCAGAAGGAGGCCGCTGACAAGGAGCCCTCCGCCGAGGAGCCCGCCGAAAAGGAGTCCGCCGGGAGCGGGCAGGGCTCGGGGGGCGCGCAGACCCTCAAGGACGGCACCGTCACCGGTGACGCGGTGCAGACCGATTACGGGGCGGTGCAGGTACGGATCACCGTCCAGGGCGGGAAGATCACCAAGGCCGAGGCGGTGCAGGCGCCCAAGGGGGGCCAGAGCGACCAGGTCACCTTCTCCTCCGTGCCCCGGCTCAACCAGGCCGTCGTGGAGGCCGGCAGCGCGGACATCGACGCGGTGTCCGGCGCCACCTACACCAGCGCCGGATACAAGAAATCGCTGCAGTCCGCCCTGGATCAGGCCGGTGGCTGA